From the Cucumis sativus cultivar 9930 chromosome 5, Cucumber_9930_V3, whole genome shotgun sequence genome, the window gtttgaattatgtaAAGAGAGACAACAACTAAGGAATATATGTAGGCGTcgattataaatttaagatagagatttatgtttaattgtgatttaaatattgaaaatatgaatatagaTTCATATTCGGAAGCttgaaattgatgaaaattgttaaagttgtgaaaagtcaaagtattgacttttaaatttgaaaaaccaaactttgactactttatatttaaatgagatttgaattttataaaaaaatgaatgtggatTAATGCtcaagatttcaaaattagtcaagatggagaaatggaaaaatgtcaaaatgttgacttttgatttgaaaaagtcaaaatttgactttgaTTTAAGTGTTAAATTACCATATTGTTCTTAGACTAagttgttgagatttggcaagcTCATTACATGTGATTTGCAAGTGGCTTCATGCATATAAGACACAGTTGGTGGTATGCCCAGTGTTGAGAATGAGAAGTTCATTGCATGCATTCTTACATGTAGTTTGCTTATTAAAAATGGTGAATTACAAatgtgattaaaaaaaacctttttttttagttgtttttggaaattttagtttttaatttggaattacaaaataaaccaaatacTCTTTCATTCTcaataatctcaacaaaagttCTTCCTCCTAATTCCatcactctctctcttttctctacCATTCtggtcccacaacccggttctaTACCAAGAGACCTTGAACCAAGGATGAGTAAAGATAGAAAAGTGAATGATGCTTTTATACACTTCCAAGGAGGCAAGTTGTATGGAATGACTATAACTGGCCACATGTTGTATGATGTGCTCATATTTCCAAATGCTAATCTGACATTTCAAGCGTCTAAAGCAAAACAAGGATACTAGCTCATTAAAATGTTTCCAACTCTTAGCATCAGCAGGATACCGAAGTATGCCTTCAGTTTCACACCTCTTATCTTTGTGGCACCTCATATCCTCTATGgtatgttttgaaataaataatcttTGCAACCTTTCCTTTAGTGGAAAATATCTTAGCACCTTTTGTGGAATTTGTTTCCCCTTTCTATCATTCAAGTTATATCTAGACTCTCCACAATGTGGACATTTGTCAAGTGATGCATAATCTTTCCAAAATAAAGCACAATCAAATTTGCACACATGGATTGCTTCATATCTCATCCCTAGGTCACATAGTTTTTTCTTAGGTTCATAGTAGGAGGCAGGTAGCTTCACACCATCTGTAAAGGTTTCATTTAATAATTCGAGCAACATATCAAAGGATTTGTCATTCCAACGATTAAGCACCTTAATATGCCTAAGTTtcactaaaaaattaaatgaagtgAACTTTAGACATCTCGGATATAACTCCTCTTCTATTACAGGAAACATTCCACTTATTCTATTGGACTCATCTTGCTCGTTTGATTCTCTTGTAGTTTCTTCAAACATTGACCCATGTAGATCATTAATCATCTCCAGTATCTCACTATCCATAGTATCTCTAACTCCAATGTTTTCTCTAAGATTTACATTATCTTCTCTACGTTCACTTAAATTGGAAAACGTTGCACCTAGAAACCTTGAATTAGATCttaaaaatggagaaatacCAATTGTATCTCCATGGAATGTCCATCGTCTATAAGTCGGGACATACCatatttatacaaatggcATTCTACGACGTCTAATCTATTCCAATTGACGTTCACATAATTTGAACAAGAACATCTTATTCTTCCCTCTTCGTCTAAATGATTTGTTGCAATTGTGCAAAAATTAGCAACACCATCAGAATATTCACTACAAGCTTGATCTCTTAAATTTATCCAACTTCGATCCATAATAGAGTACAATGCATAAAGTACCTAAGTTAGAAATCCAAGTGTTAGAATCAAAATCTTATACAAATTGCAAAATATCACACAAATAATGGATGAAAAGCCAAATAACAATTGCCTACAATTGCCACAAAATATCACCTCCAATTCAATTCTTAAAGACTTTTCTTTCTAAGTCTCAAAAGAAGAACATGTATAGAAATGGGAACCTATTGTGATAtttcaaaagaagagaaaaaagtgagacctattatgatatttgaggaaagaaaaatgaaaaattagtaTTGTCTTAATTCATTCCACACTTTCagtaaatttttgtatttgtctattttattttatggtgaacattttcaaaatagtaagATCTCTTCTATCATGacatttgatattaaattttctttaatacaaattatgataattattttatgaagttctatattaaaaaaaaaaaaaaaaaaagttaacctTTAGCTAAGTGAAAATGACTAATTCGATTTTGAAAGTTAACCTCTAGTTAAAGTCTCAAAGGATCACAAACTATTTAGAATACATTTAAATTGGATTTGAGCTTGTAGTAATCCATATTTATCTTCGTTTTTAAGTGGATTGATTCGAATTTTTTAGTTTCCCTTTCTATCACATGTTTCATAATTTAGGTTGTAATCACCACTATGGTTTTCCTACTACTCTAAATACTCTCCATATATTCCCACTAGAACTTGCGATATGTTCCAGAAAATGTTTGAGCAACAtgttcaaatatcaaataccCATTTGTTGAGTTAGGTTACATAGTAATCCTTTTGctaaagtagaaaaataattttatttctattcaAAAGGGAAGTACTGCCAGACTCTAGAGACAAATGTTTTGTATCTATCAATAAGGCGAGTATAGCAGCAATAACTACTATCAAATTAAGATAAATGTCCTGTAGATGCAAGTTAAAAAATGGAGATTTCTTAAAAGCTCTCTTGTAGTCGcagaggggaaaaaaaataaaaaacttataaatttcTAGCTTTTGTTTGCTCCAATTCTTTCCTTTGATGGCATTAAAATCTACATGTTTGCAATAcataacaaaagtaaaatggtcgtgaaagagaagaacaagaaaataCTCACCTGGTAATGAAGACATGGACAAAAACAGACATAGCCACTAACAATGAATTTTATCTTAATCTTAGGAATTCATCCCTCTTTGTTTTACAATAGACCTTAggataatatttattttcaaatattcctCAAAATACTATCGAGCTCATGGTATTTGTATCTCTTCTCTAGTTTTAATTGAAACCCACCATCCCTCTGCTTCTTTTTGCAGTAGAAAAGTTGCTAACTTgaccttcttctttttgagaCAGTCCATCACTTTAAAACACTTCTTTCAACATATTCAACTATGCTTTTGCGTCAGCCGGATCTTTGGATCCTTAAAAAATTGTAGCACCTAAAGATTTCAATCTTTCGATGCTATGTTTCTTTTTAGTCCTAATTTGCATTGTTCCCATTTGACTCCATGAATCTCTGAAACATCAGCCTATAGCTTTGTTCATCAATTTTGTCATGTCTCGTACTTGACTCACTTTCTAAAGTTTTATCCTCCTCCATGGGTATTGCTCGtacttttgcttttctttttctggtaTGGTGAGACATTCTTATTTTCCTGCAATCATAAACATTCTTAGTATTCTTAACTTTCAAATCTTAGTCCaactatttaataaataaaaagtaattatttacaaacatactttttatttattaacttcatAAGTTTTCCTTACATACATAAGCACCATCTCTTTACACTTagtacttttcttctttttcattaagaTAACCTAACAAAGCTTATCTTTTCTCTTAATCGATGCCGCTAATTGTCGTCTAATAGATGGAGCTGCAAAGACTACCTCCATCTCTACTTGTCTATTCAGACTAAATGCTAAACAGTTATTCTTATGTTGTCCTCTTTGACAACATAAGTAACATTCAATTTCATCGGTAACACACTTTCATCTGTGAAACTTCTTACACTTATAACACTGCCTCTTTCTCTCCAATTTTGAAGTAACTTCTCCTTCTTCAGAACAAGATCCTACTGACTCTTGTTTACTTTCTTCCTTCATTTCTCTCAATCATACCTTCCAGTAGTGCTTGGAAAAGTATTCCCTTTCAAACATACTTTGGAGCACATCTCAATTCTATTTAGCTTCCTCAGCCAAATCTTCCTTCAGTGTAAACCATCATTCTTTTGCATCATCTATGAGCATGGTTTCAACTATTATTACTTTAATATCCTCATCACAACCTATTATTTCAAAGCACTCTCGTACCCTATGCATCCACTCTTTTCCCTCGGTAGGATATATTGAACCATCATACTTTTCTACTCCATAAAGTTCTAGACGTCCTCTTACGTTATTGTTTTCCATGAATCAGTGAGTAATAACAtacattttcttgttttagtGCTTGAAATAACAATAGAAAATACTTACATAGATTTTTGGCAAGATTGTGTCTCGATTGCTGCTTACATACGTTGCATGCCAgacaactttattgaaaacacaattttatttgaaaacttaCTTTGACTTTTAGTGCTCTGTTCCCTAGGAACTTCATTACTCTGATACCAAGTTGTCACACCCGGCCTCGGACACCTGTTTGCTCGTCCAGAGACTTAAGAGAATTCTCCCAAGAGCTAGAAGACCATCATCAAATATTGAAGCTCCTTTGAAGATACgagctttcttccaagactccaacttcaagaacatcacgtgctctgcttcctcaaatcaagcgtaagcatcCAACCGAGAGAGATTTAGAGGATCAAATACTAGAGATCAAACtgcatcgcatcaaatcaacataaatacaacatcaacacaaGTTCAACTCCATGAATCAAACTTATCCAAAAATCTCATGTGAACAAGCttcttttaacaatattttccTTATTTGAACTCCAATTTTGGTGATTCGAGACGTGTCAAAATCACTGTTCCAAGCTCTATGTTATGGActattcaaaacaataaatctgttaataaaaaaattagatttgttatcatcaaaatattaattaattaatttgaggtTAAGGGTCAAAAAGATAACATAATGCTTATTGGGCTAGTGCTAATGATTTTTCGTCATCTATGCAAGCTTAAGGATAATCATgtatgaacaggagttcatagttagcttaggattaagatttAGTTACCTAAGTcataaatagaaagaaataaacagttttaaacattaaacagtgttataacgtaaaagtgactatttcacGATTCGATCATATGTAAACTTTACATGAATAAATTTGGGATCATAtcatttgtactaactacaaaacATCTTGTATTCATAGTGTCCTCAAAACAAGGTACTCAATCTTATTCACATACTATAGAGCGTTTTAGCTATATATTCGAACTTGACTCATGTTTGTGTctatacataaagttcaagtttatacAAGATTACCTCGaaaccttagtttattggattcaatAGTATACTATTTCACGAATAATTCTTCATAACCACttcattgaaaaataaaacaaaatatgattacaaattAAGACATAAAATTCAACACAATATACCAAAAGTCCAAATTGATCGATCGAACAGATGTCATTTTGACGAAGGAGGAGGGGGTCAGTTAGTgtcaatttgagaaaattttaaatcgacaaatttttttaaaaaaatcaaagagtaaaattaattgatcGACTTTTACTCCTCAACAGTTAAAGTCGATTTTATACATTTACTAAATCCACCATAGTCGTTTAGTGGAAGTTTGATCATAAAAGCGACTTCAACCTACCAATACTCACCCCTAAtacaatcataaaaaaaattaggaggCAATTGGTCCGGTTAATGGCAAAAGACAAGGAAATGACCATTCAAAAGAGTTCAAATGAAAACGATAGTTTGgggtaattttgaaaaattaaaagttgtccATGTgaatagattaaaatatatatatatatatatatatatagataactTCCGTTGTATATATATGGGAAGGATTTACAATTTAACacacaagaacaaaaatattctTCAACGGTTACTCTTAAAGAAGTAGATTCGAGTAAGGAAGTAAAAAAGATTCGAGTGTACCTTTGTAGGCATAAATTCAAGAAAACCccaagaaaatagtaaaaaagaattaagagtagctcaacaaaaacaaaggaaagTGATTTGAAGGAAACAGAAAATTTCCattaatagatatatatatacattgaaaATAGTTATGCATTAAAATgacaataaaaatttgaaataaagacGAAATATTccaattgaaaataattcagTTGTAATAgtcaaattcaataatttgatcAAAACAGAATCCAACACAATGAAAAGTGGAAAATTCTTATCATCACTGTTTCCAAATTGAGTGTAGAAAAAACAGTGAAGAGAAAAGGTTTAGTACTAGAAGTAAAAGGTCAAAAGAAAGAGTGTGGGTTGTATTATCAAGTCTCAACCccacaaaaagagaaaagaaaaaggaaagagtaaataatgaaaagacaGAAATGAgcaaaatatacaaatacacaccaaaaaaaaaacagagagagagaggttagATAATGGGATGTTGATGTTGAAAGATGCTTGAGAATAtcatcaattttcttattttaactTCCTACTGTTACAACCAtactttttactttgtttCAACTTGGAGAGCACAACTAAAATGCCTCAGCCAAACCCAACATCATCTCCCCATTCAAATCaggattaaaatataattcaaaacataaaaaaaaaaataataataataataataataattaaaaattaaaaataaaggagGGTTCTTCTAAGTAATACAAGAGGAATTTCCAATAAGCTGAATTGCTGATGGTCTAGAAGGTTTTATCCATCGCAGCCACATACAATGCTCAATATCTTTGAACTGACCACATGCAAGTCCTCAGAAACAAAATGTTCATAGCAAGAGCATGTCTGATCTGTGCTGCCATTGTGATCGTGATCATGATCATGACATGACGCCAATCTTCTTGGCAAAATCATCACCATCTTCGTCATCCATGTACTCTTCTTCAGGATCTATGTTATCGCCCTCCTCGTATGTGTATTCCCCGTCATCCACTTGCTCGTATTCATATTCGCCATCATCTCTTTGATCATCTCCTTCATACTCTTGGTCCTCTTCCACCAATCCTTCATCATAAGCTTCAATCCCGTGGTCATCGGCCGAATGCATAGGCTGAGAAGAACGGCGATGAGGTACgtcaatattttcttcctcttgCACAAAAGTTTCAGCTGGAGCAGATTTGACTCCGTCAAGGCTATTTGTTTCGTCCTTGCCTGTTGATGATAGAACACTTTGCTTCAACTGGTGAGTAGTGGAGCGTTCCATTGATCTTTCACTGTTGTCTCTTTCAGCATTATTTATAGGAAGATCAACAGCGGCTTTAACTTGTCTCTTCCTTTTTAGAATCTCACTGAGAGACTTTGGTCCTTCAAACGACAGTTCGCCTCCTGATTGATCAATATCGAAGCCTTTTCTTTTGCCAAGGGTTTGCTGCTCCTTGCTAACAATGTGCTTGTCGCCTTTCAGCTCAGCCAGACTTTTTGGAGCAGCAAAGTCAGATGTTCCATCCGTTCTCTCTCTTCTAGAATTAAAACCATTAAAGGTTCTACGCTCATTGTTATAATCTTCTTCCAGTCTGCCTTTTATTTCATCTCTATTGCTTCCCTGATTAGACAAGGACTGTGACCTCCCTGGTGACGATCTTCCCCAGGGTCTTCCCCGGTTCAAATCTCTTTCTGGCCGTATATCACTACTCCTAACTGGTGATGGTATCCTTGGAAGCTTTATCCTACCTCGGAGACGGTTACTCACAGTGCTTTCTTGAGAGGAGTGAGAATCTCTCCTAGAAGAGCGATAATTCCTTTCTTCAGGGCGACTAGCAGCATTTTCATTATTGATCACAGATCTCAAACCATTTCCCCTTCTCTGCTTGTTTAAACGGTGACGTAAATCCACATTCTGAACATGTTCTGGACTGTTAGATTTCGGGAAGATCCTTCTTTCCATCTGGGCAGAGCTCAAAGACAGCTTATCAGACGAGGTCCTACGATGGTCCCAACCATACTGCCCCCCTTGCCTACTTTCGTAGTCATAGTCTGTTACATCATTATAAACATCATGATCAACATCACCCATCATTTTATAATCAGCAGAATGATTGATGTCATAATCATTCATAGAAGTCATATTTCCTCCCTCGTGACCTCTTGACCTCCCATACTGTTCTTCACTGCCATAATAACCAGAGCCTCTAAGCTCATCATCGACAAGAACATCAAAACCTGGAGACGACTCCTTCAAAAACTCATCAGCATCCTTACCATTCTGTAATCCATGATCATCTATTACATGACTCTGTTGCAGTCGATTGGCTCTACTTAGTGAACACTCATTTATAGTTGGAAGAGCATTTGTAGTCTTGTACCTTGAACCACCATCAGCCATTTCTGCAGGTGGTATGCTCTTCTCATTGAGTTTTCCAATCTTTGACGGCACAGTTTCATCTTTCGTTGCAATTTTAACAGATGAACCACTAATTGACTTCAAAAAATTAGCTTGAGGAATCTTCTGTTCTTGGCTGCTCCTTTGGGTACCACCAGAAACTTTCTTGACACTTGGTGGCTCGCCAGCTTGGGCATTTGCTCCCATCTGAGGcactttgtttgtttgaacTGAAGGAGGTCCATGCAAGAATGCACATCGATCTCCTTTCAGACATAGACCCTTCTGGAAAAAAATGCAGGGGACTGCTTGTTTACTCGAGTTGACAGGAGTAGAGGGAATTGCTGCAGTTTGAGAAGGAATCTGAGAACTCGGAGTTGTTGAATGAGGAGTTCCTACCAAGCCATCCAAAGGctaaaagagaataataacaaGAGAATACGAGGGAGAGATGAAAATCAATCAACTTACGCTTGAAACAAAAATgcttaaatacaaaatatatatactaaagaaaataaacagtTGCTACAAAGCAAGAGAACAGAACTTACTGGATGTCTGAATGAACATTTTGGATTCAAGCAGTTACCATTTAACCAGAACCAGCAATCCCTAGGATTGACCCGGGCATATTCACTGTGACGATACTCACATTCACTCCCCTGTTGGAAATTACATAAAAAGATATTACTTACAAATTCAACATCAATGATACATCTAATTGTGTCCATGGCGTATTTTCAACAAGCATATGGCTCCCCGATGTTCTCATAAAACATCgtaattgaaaaataactgTCTTGATTTTTAGGATTTGGGAATCAAACTAGCTAACACTTACATCGATTATCTAAATGCAAAGAAAAGTGAATTAATGAAACGGCCAACTTATACTAAAAGGGCCAACAAGTATAATAGGTAAACTCTAAATCGGGATGAGAAGCAAAGACCGT encodes:
- the LOC116403891 gene encoding zinc finger CCCH domain-containing protein 17-like, which translates into the protein MVGGGPQVLEQPPQSLPQSTSAAEEEAIKRNTDCVYFLASPLTCKKGSECEYRHSEYARVNPRDCWFWLNGNCLNPKCSFRHPPLDGLVGTPHSTTPSSQIPSQTAAIPSTPVNSSKQAVPCIFFQKGLCLKGDRCAFLHGPPSVQTNKVPQMGANAQAGEPPSVKKVSGGTQRSSQEQKIPQANFLKSISGSSVKIATKDETVPSKIGKLNEKSIPPAEMADGGSRYKTTNALPTINECSLSRANRLQQSHVIDDHGLQNGKDADEFLKESSPGFDVLVDDELRGSGYYGSEEQYGRSRGHEGGNMTSMNDYDINHSADYKMMGDVDHDVYNDVTDYDYESRQGGQYGWDHRRTSSDKLSLSSAQMERRIFPKSNSPEHVQNVDLRHRLNKQRRGNGLRSVINNENAASRPEERNYRSSRRDSHSSQESTVSNRLRGRIKLPRIPSPVRSSDIRPERDLNRGRPWGRSSPGRSQSLSNQGSNRDEIKGRLEEDYNNERRTFNGFNSRRERTDGTSDFAAPKSLAELKGDKHIVSKEQQTLGKRKGFDIDQSGGELSFEGPKSLSEILKRKRQVKAAVDLPINNAERDNSERSMERSTTHQLKQSVLSSTGKDETNSLDGVKSAPAETFVQEEENIDVPHRRSSQPMHSADDHGIEAYDEGLVEEDQEYEGDDQRDDGEYEYEQVDDGEYTYEEGDNIDPEEEYMDDEDGDDFAKKIGVMS